GACGATCTCCAGCCAGAGATTGCCGTCGGCATCGGAGGTGGGCTGCGGCGCGCGGGAGCGGCGGTAGCGGACCACGAACCAGACCATGACCGCGGTAATCCCCAGCAGCAGGACCAGGCTGGCGCCGAAAATGAAGATGAAGACCGGATCGATCGCCTCGTTGGTTGTCAGGTAGGTGGTTTTCACGGCAACTCCTCAGCGATAGAGCACGTCGAAAAAGGTAAGACCGATGAAGACCGCCAGGGTGAGCAGGGCAACGAACAGCAGAATCTTCAGCAGACGGTTTTCATACTTCATGTGCATGAAGACGGCGATGACCAGTCCTGCCTTGATACAGGCCACCGTCAGCGCCCCCACAACCTTGAAGCCGCCCAGGTCAATGCGGG
The window above is part of the Trichlorobacter ammonificans genome. Proteins encoded here:
- a CDS encoding cytochrome C oxidase subunit IV family protein; the encoded protein is MNAHASDHHHPVSYRTLTIIWVLLLLLTAVTVLITRIDLGGFKVVGALTVACIKAGLVIAVFMHMKYENRLLKILLFVALLTLAVFIGLTFFDVLYR